The Oncorhynchus nerka isolate Pitt River linkage group LG12, Oner_Uvic_2.0, whole genome shotgun sequence genome includes a region encoding these proteins:
- the LOC115139089 gene encoding leucine-rich repeat protein 1-like, which translates to MRYAILERSEGKEEGCSSMYSTPRPESEQALPLQFCQLREQIKFKLDDNKLVWLPFHIGHISKLRLLSAAHKTYPNPLGHTIQLTFPLALQEMASRAVANISVNYIKTAVSMNLHLVSHTVVLVDDMGGTDVPVHHHFCSLSCYSEFLD; encoded by the exons ATGAGGTATGCTATCTTAGAGCGatccgaggggaaggaggagggctgcagCTCGATG TATTCAACACCTAGACCTGAGTCAGAACAGGCCCTGCCGCTTCAGTTCTGCCAGCTGCGAGAGCAGATCAAGTTCAAGCTGGACGACAACAAACTGGTGTGGCTGCCCTTTCACATCGGCCATATCTCCAAGCTGCGCTTACTGTCAGCAGCCCACAAAA CCTACCCCAACCCCCTGGGCCACACCATCCAGCTCACCTTTCCCCTCGCACTGCAGGAGATGGCATCCAGGGCTGTGGCCAACATCAG TGTGAACTACATCAAAACAGCAGTCAGCATGAATCTGCATCTCGTCTCTCACACTGTGGTATTGGTAGATGACATGGGAGGCACAGATGTGCCAGTGCATCACCACTTTTGCTCCCTATCGTGTTACTCTGAGTTCCTAGACTGA